One Catharus ustulatus isolate bCatUst1 chromosome 2, bCatUst1.pri.v2, whole genome shotgun sequence genomic window carries:
- the FAM124A gene encoding protein FAM124A, producing MEKQPGGEDECVDSGAETGGSEYSRMSSTSSELSVEGIQDPFLVSVHIITDPGESKTLQQAIDKLLAWIHPDLQLFRVSERRVPRKRRKLLKAGVSQPALAVILFLQEEYGEEPILQLHEAFQRPPWHYHHTELMHGKFLPYMPCSQDFYTLAPETPLWAIRPVHYGKEMIRFTIYCRSENFVDILKLYELILKRPVCQKKADFCVFPVYSNMEIDIQFSLKKLPKGHVPVRTESAVLEFRVKDVGQLVPLLPNPCSPISEGRWQTEDHDGNRILLQQAHSWCRKSAKQNKQPYPSVSTDSHFTTLPAFLPQSHQSVSEQPQEMGQKKIHHMNGLGHYLGFSQQDLRQGDQGDFTHRSRRASSISWSFQRSKSLFCLPTVNSSSASETFHFSEPFQCLSTGSPATRLKTWKCSHKLNIDDLEGAQETDVDTGMKLSFSDLSVVSAYSALNGFCSELEDSLPSQKQAANRAKQAVTTGRPVSAMCNTFESVDGSLPSLSEWSSSSFVSPSLSEQHKQPLRAAPCSLDDHVCPTSPVNEEEFYI from the exons gtGAACTTTCTGTGGAAGGCATACAAGACCCATTCCTTGTTAGTGTACATATCATCACAGACCCAGGTGAATCCAAGACTCTTCAGCAGGCCATTGATAAGCTTCTAGCCTGGATCCATCCAGACCTCCAGCTGTTTCGAGTCTCAGAAAGACGGGTGCCCAGGAAGCGCAGGAAGCTGCTCAAGGCTGGTGTTTCTCAGCCAGCCCTCGCTGTCATTCTGTTCTTGCAGGAGGAGTATGGAGAAGAACCCATCTTGCAGCTCCACGAAGCTTTTCAGCGGCCACCTTGGCATTACCACCACACAGAGCTAATGCATGGGAAATTCCTCCCTTACATGCCATGCAGCCAAGACTTTTACACTTTGGCTCCAGAGACTCCGCTGTGGGCCATTCGCCCAGTGCACTATGGGAAAGAAATGATCCGCTTCACCATATACTGCAGGAGTGAAAATTTTGTGGACATTCTGAAATTGTATGAGTTAATACTGAAAAGACCAGTGTGTCAGAAGAAAGCGGacttttgtgttttccctgtCTATTCTAACATGGAAATAGAcattcagttttctttaaaaaaactcccaaaGGGACACGTTCCAGTGAGGACAGAGTCAGCCGTGCTGGAGTTCAGAGTAAAAGACGTGGGGCAGCTTGTGCCTCTTTTGCCCAACCCTTGCAGCCCCATCAGTGAAGGCAGGTGGCAGACAGAAGACCACGATGGAAATAGGATCCTTTTGCAG CAAGCACACAGTTGGTGTAGGAAGTCTGCAAAGCAGAACAAGCAGCCATATCCATCTGTGTCAACAGATTCCCACTTCACCACTCTGCCAGCCTTTCTTCCTCAGAGCCACCAATCTGTCTCTGAACAGCCACAGGAAATGGGTCAAAAAAAGATACATCACATGAATGGCCTTGGTCATTATCTTGGTTTCTCCCAGCAGGACTTGAGACAAGGTGATCAAGGAGACTTCACGCACAGATCCAGGCGTGCCTCCAGCATTTCTTGGTCATTTCAACGAAGCAAGTCTCTGTTCTGCTTGCCCACAGTGAACTCCTCTTCAGCATCAGAgacatttcatttcagtgaaCCATTTCAGTGTTTAAGCACTGGTTCACCCGCAACCAGGTTAAAAACATGGAAATGCAGCCACAAGCTTAACATTGATGACTTGGAGGGTGCCCAAGAGACTGATGTGGACACAGGGATGAAGTTGTCCTTCTCAGACTTGTCTGTGGTTTCTGCATACTCTGCCCTTAATGGATTTTGCAGTGAGTTGGAAGACTCTCTTCCATCACAGAAACAAGCTGCCAATAGGGCTAAACAGGCAGTCACCACTGGAAGGCCTGTATCAGCCATGTGCAATACTTTTGAGTCAGTTGATGGTTCACTGCCTTCTCTTTCAGAATGGTCTTCCAGCTCTTTCGTGTCACCTTCTCTCTCTGAGCAACACAAACAGCCCTTGAGAGCAGCTCCCTGTTCTCTGGATGATCATGTTTGCCCAACTTCACCAGTTAATGAAGAAGAATTTTACATCTGA